From the Acetobacter aceti genome, one window contains:
- the secB gene encoding protein-export chaperone SecB: MSDTVNQGVPPALPLAVNLQYTKDLSFEVPHGPEIFTALTAAPQIAVNIDVQANRLQNDQPHFEVALTIKAEADEAPASEGGPVGRKVFIAELTYAAVVTLNNPPAELVEPLLLVEVPRLIFPFARNILGDITRDGGFPPVILQPMDFVALWQARRAEASQTVGHA, from the coding sequence ATGTCTGATACCGTTAATCAGGGCGTTCCGCCGGCTCTCCCTCTCGCCGTCAACCTTCAGTACACGAAGGATCTTTCCTTCGAAGTGCCGCATGGCCCTGAAATCTTCACGGCGCTGACAGCGGCTCCCCAGATTGCCGTCAATATCGATGTACAGGCGAACCGCCTGCAGAACGATCAGCCACATTTTGAAGTCGCCCTGACGATCAAGGCTGAAGCTGACGAGGCTCCGGCTTCCGAGGGCGGTCCTGTCGGACGCAAGGTGTTCATTGCCGAGCTGACCTATGCGGCTGTCGTGACGCTGAACAACCCGCCGGCTGAACTCGTCGAGCCTCTGCTTCTGGTTGAAGTGCCTCGTCTGATCTTCCCGTTCGCACGTAACATCCTTGGTGATATCACGCGTGACGGCGGATTCCCGCCGGTCATCCTGCAGCCGATGGATTTCGTGGCTCTGTGGCAGGCCCGTCGCGCCGAAGCATCCCAGACAGTCGGCCACGCCTGA
- a CDS encoding short-chain fatty acyl-CoA regulator family protein — translation MTKRVSKVFAGPRIRELRGRIRKTQQDLAKDLGLSPSYLNQIENDQRPIPSPLMLKLCNLFDVSPGYFGDSDEIRQIQALREILGDPLFKSASLRPAELQAAVRAASGLADRFVTLYRAYRTVVRERNGAEIPQQAMPLSGTGLSAPHVDTSGVPVVSEPVTTVSPYEAVGDWVQRERNYFDEIDRAAEELYETLDFSEGLLAANLERYLRDHHGVKTLTDSTLDSRSVIWRFDKRGRRLLMADGVPSESSVFCMAQVVGRLGYGRLLDRAVKRSGLASADARDLAHVGMSNYFAGALLLPYTRFRQSARMKSHDLDQLQRQFGVSFEQVCHRLSTLQRPAHEGLPFYFIKTDIAGNILKSYSATRFSLPRFGGLCSLWNVFRAFATPGELQVQVSRTTDDAVFLNVARTVGHAGTSYFDRPRRVAIVLGCSISHASELVYAAGLDLSDERTIIPIGPGCRACIRTDCRHRAIPAAGFQIDAGGEERGVVPYHMLPHSTE, via the coding sequence ATGACGAAACGTGTCAGTAAAGTCTTCGCGGGACCACGCATACGGGAATTGCGTGGCAGAATCAGGAAAACACAGCAGGATCTGGCTAAGGATCTTGGCCTCTCTCCCAGCTATCTCAATCAGATCGAAAATGACCAGCGGCCGATTCCGTCTCCCTTGATGTTAAAGCTTTGCAATCTGTTCGATGTATCACCCGGCTATTTTGGCGACAGCGATGAAATCCGCCAGATCCAGGCTTTGAGAGAAATCCTCGGAGACCCGCTTTTCAAATCAGCTTCCCTGCGACCGGCGGAACTTCAGGCTGCCGTGAGGGCGGCGTCCGGGCTGGCGGACCGGTTCGTTACGCTTTATCGGGCTTACCGGACTGTTGTTCGGGAACGTAATGGTGCTGAAATTCCGCAGCAGGCCATGCCTCTTTCAGGAACGGGTCTTTCCGCCCCGCATGTCGATACGTCCGGCGTGCCTGTCGTGTCAGAGCCGGTTACAACGGTTTCCCCCTATGAAGCCGTGGGTGACTGGGTGCAGCGTGAGCGGAACTATTTCGATGAAATAGATCGCGCAGCGGAAGAGCTTTACGAAACACTTGATTTTTCGGAGGGTCTTCTGGCAGCCAATCTTGAGCGCTATCTGCGCGATCACCACGGTGTCAAAACCCTGACCGACAGCACTCTGGACAGTCGCTCGGTCATCTGGCGCTTCGACAAGCGGGGGCGGCGTCTTCTCATGGCGGACGGCGTGCCTTCGGAAAGCAGCGTGTTCTGTATGGCGCAGGTCGTTGGGCGTCTGGGATACGGGCGTCTGCTTGATCGCGCGGTAAAACGATCGGGTCTGGCCTCTGCCGATGCCCGTGATCTGGCGCATGTGGGGATGAGCAATTATTTCGCGGGAGCCCTGTTGCTGCCCTACACACGCTTCCGGCAGTCCGCCCGCATGAAATCACATGATCTCGACCAGCTTCAGCGGCAGTTCGGAGTGAGTTTCGAACAGGTCTGTCATCGTCTTTCGACCCTCCAGCGCCCGGCTCATGAAGGGCTGCCGTTTTATTTTATCAAAACCGATATCGCCGGTAATATTCTCAAGAGTTACAGTGCGACGCGCTTCAGTCTTCCACGCTTTGGTGGTTTGTGTTCGCTGTGGAATGTCTTTCGCGCCTTTGCGACGCCGGGGGAGTTGCAGGTGCAGGTCTCGCGCACCACGGATGACGCGGTCTTCCTGAATGTCGCCCGCACGGTCGGTCATGCGGGCACTTCCTATTTTGATCGTCCCAGACGGGTGGCAATCGTACTGGGATGCTCGATTTCCCATGCTTCCGAACTGGTATATGCCGCCGGACTTGATCTTTCGGATGAGCGCACGATCATTCCCATCGGGCCGGGATGTCGGGCCTGTATTCGTACGGATTGCCGGCATCGCGCCATTCCTGCGGCAGGTTTTCAGATCGACGCGGGCGGAGAGGAGCGGGGGGTGGTACCCTATCACATGCTGCCGCACAGCACCGAGTGA
- a CDS encoding histidine phosphatase family protein: protein MIVLRHCQSEFNRLFTATRKDPGIADPPLSELGRKQADDLVQALVGEGIRHIIVSPYTRALQTAAPIARALNITPTINPLIRERAAFSCDIGSPPAALALRWAELDFSGLDEMWWSPAIESPEAVEERAEVFRAEMAASPVWRDTLVVSHWAFLLAFTRSSVENGSWFRLDPTVPPATL from the coding sequence ATGATTGTTCTTCGCCATTGTCAGTCCGAGTTCAACCGGCTCTTCACCGCAACGCGAAAAGACCCCGGTATTGCAGACCCGCCTCTCTCCGAACTGGGGCGGAAACAGGCGGATGACCTTGTTCAGGCTCTGGTGGGCGAAGGAATCAGACACATCATTGTCTCTCCTTATACAAGAGCCCTTCAGACCGCCGCGCCGATTGCCCGCGCGTTGAACATAACCCCGACCATCAATCCCCTGATCCGGGAGCGGGCTGCTTTTTCCTGTGACATCGGCAGCCCTCCGGCGGCGCTGGCGCTACGCTGGGCGGAGCTTGATTTCTCGGGACTTGATGAGATGTGGTGGAGCCCCGCCATCGAGTCTCCTGAGGCCGTGGAGGAAAGAGCCGAAGTGTTCCGGGCCGAGATGGCCGCTTCGCCAGTCTGGCGTGACACGCTGGTTGTGTCGCACTGGGCTTTTTTGTTGGCCTTTACTCGTAGCAGCGTAGAAAACGGTTCCTGGTTCAGGCTTGATCCCACAGTGCCCCCCGCCACTCTTTGA
- a CDS encoding site-specific DNA-methyltransferase: MKAGTVDVVITSPPYNIGLGYLSYKDRRSEADYLDWMMDVASAVRRVMNPEGSFFLNIAGTSSEPWLPFELAVRLRDLFVLQNHISWVKSIAVGETSFGHFKPVNSGRYLNRNHEHLFHLTLKGDVPLKRLDAGVPFKDKSNIARRGHAQDRRCRGDTWFVPYETVRDRQQKFNHPGTFPVALPELCIRLHGQPAPVVLDPFMGTGTTLLAAARLQAHGIGIEVDPAYVAIARQRLKDQLED, encoded by the coding sequence ATGAAGGCCGGGACGGTTGACGTCGTCATCACGTCTCCGCCGTATAACATCGGCCTTGGATACCTTTCTTATAAGGACCGCCGTAGCGAGGCCGATTATCTGGACTGGATGATGGACGTGGCGAGCGCCGTGCGCCGGGTCATGAATCCTGAAGGATCGTTTTTCCTGAATATCGCGGGCACTTCCTCTGAACCATGGCTGCCCTTCGAGCTGGCCGTGCGCCTGCGTGACCTGTTCGTGCTCCAGAATCATATTTCATGGGTAAAATCGATTGCTGTGGGCGAAACATCGTTTGGCCATTTCAAGCCGGTCAACAGCGGGCGCTACCTCAATCGCAACCATGAACATCTGTTTCATCTGACACTGAAGGGCGATGTACCCCTGAAGCGTCTGGATGCCGGCGTGCCGTTCAAGGACAAGAGCAATATTGCTCGCCGTGGTCACGCACAGGATCGACGCTGCCGTGGCGATACCTGGTTCGTGCCTTATGAAACGGTGCGTGACAGACAGCAGAAATTCAACCATCCGGGCACTTTTCCAGTCGCACTGCCTGAGTTGTGCATCCGGCTGCACGGCCAGCCTGCTCCCGTCGTCCTCGACCCATTCATGGGTACGGGAACGACGCTTCTGGCCGCAGCCCGCCTTCAGGCGCACGGCATCGGAATCGAGGTTGATCCTGCCTATGTGGCCATCGCCCGCCAGAGACTGAAAGATCAGTTAGAAGATTGA
- a CDS encoding cytochrome-c peroxidase, whose amino-acid sequence MKRIVAGLIGAGLAAYGGTVAYIQHFDHQGGPTLSADSPTLKDPVAKAAFDVLREARCDYCHTEGADLPFYSKLPVASMLMQHDLEQGLRHFRLEPVISAFQKGDAPTEEQLSPIEEVITQNRMPPSLYLLLHWHAHLNEDQRKAVLTWIDAERRTHYAGSGVAAKFASEPVQPIPESWPVNAEKVALGEKLFFDKRLSGDNTLNCASCHGLDKGGVDNLVTATGIGGQKGPINVPTVYNSVYNIVQFWNGRAATLAEQAAGPVMNPVEMGSHDWKEVAAKLASDPEYGAQFAAIYPDKPIDKDTITDAIAEYEKTLITPDSKFDLYLKGDETALTDQEKHGYALFKSIGCSGCHSGADMGGGAMEVMGLEHNYFADRGGAFTAADSGREDVTHDGLDKSRFLVPTLRNVALTGPWFHDGSVKTLEDAVRKMAYYQTPDAKISEQDVADITAFLKTLTGKYKGVPLEQVKASP is encoded by the coding sequence GTGAAACGTATCGTCGCAGGATTGATCGGTGCCGGGCTGGCGGCCTACGGAGGGACAGTCGCCTACATCCAGCATTTCGATCATCAGGGAGGGCCAACCCTCTCGGCGGATTCGCCGACGCTGAAAGATCCGGTAGCAAAAGCCGCCTTTGACGTGCTGCGTGAAGCCCGCTGTGATTACTGTCACACAGAAGGGGCTGATCTTCCCTTCTATTCCAAGCTTCCCGTCGCCAGCATGCTGATGCAGCATGATCTGGAGCAGGGCCTTCGCCATTTCCGTCTGGAACCGGTGATCAGCGCCTTCCAGAAGGGTGACGCTCCCACCGAGGAACAACTGTCCCCCATAGAAGAAGTCATCACGCAGAACCGCATGCCGCCGTCACTGTATCTGCTGCTTCACTGGCACGCGCATCTGAACGAAGACCAGCGCAAGGCCGTTCTCACGTGGATCGATGCGGAACGCCGGACGCATTACGCGGGAAGCGGTGTGGCGGCAAAGTTCGCGTCCGAGCCAGTCCAGCCCATTCCGGAAAGCTGGCCGGTGAACGCCGAGAAAGTCGCTCTGGGCGAGAAGCTGTTTTTCGACAAACGTCTGTCAGGCGACAACACGCTGAACTGCGCAAGCTGCCATGGTCTGGACAAGGGGGGTGTGGACAATCTGGTAACCGCGACGGGTATCGGTGGGCAGAAAGGTCCGATCAACGTTCCGACTGTCTACAACTCTGTCTATAATATCGTGCAGTTCTGGAACGGACGCGCCGCGACACTGGCTGAACAGGCTGCAGGCCCGGTCATGAATCCTGTTGAGATGGGTTCTCATGACTGGAAAGAAGTGGCTGCCAAACTGGCCAGTGATCCGGAATACGGCGCGCAGTTCGCGGCAATCTATCCGGACAAGCCGATCGACAAGGACACCATCACCGATGCGATTGCGGAGTATGAGAAAACCCTCATCACACCAGACAGCAAGTTCGATCTGTATCTGAAGGGCGATGAAACCGCACTGACGGATCAGGAAAAGCATGGTTATGCCCTCTTCAAGAGCATCGGCTGCTCTGGATGCCATAGTGGGGCCGACATGGGTGGCGGCGCTATGGAAGTCATGGGGCTTGAGCACAACTACTTTGCCGACAGAGGCGGCGCCTTCACCGCTGCCGATAGCGGTCGGGAAGATGTCACTCACGATGGACTGGACAAATCACGATTTCTGGTGCCGACCCTGCGTAACGTTGCTCTGACCGGACCGTGGTTCCATGATGGGAGCGTGAAGACGCTGGAAGATGCTGTCCGCAAGATGGCTTACTACCAGACTCCTGACGCGAAAATTTCCGAGCAGGATGTGGCGGACATCACAGCCTTCCTGAAAACCCTGACCGGAAAATACAAAGGCGTGCCACTGGAGCAGGTCAAAGCCTCACCCTGA
- a CDS encoding CsbD family protein: MGEFKDKLQGVADKVAGSIKESIGKATDNADLEAEGKVQQLKGKGEEIKGKVKGALNDL, translated from the coding sequence ATGGGTGAGTTCAAAGACAAGCTGCAGGGTGTCGCCGATAAAGTGGCAGGCAGCATCAAGGAAAGCATAGGCAAGGCGACAGACAATGCCGATCTGGAAGCCGAAGGGAAGGTGCAGCAGCTCAAAGGCAAAGGTGAAGAGATCAAGGGCAAAGTCAAAGGCGCCCTCAACGATCTCTGA
- a CDS encoding YifB family Mg chelatase-like AAA ATPase: MINTRVRAFAFSGITAIPVWVEVQIANGLPAFLIVGLPDKAVGEARERVRAAMTSMGLALPPKRILVNLVPADLLKEGSHFDLPIALAVLAAMEIIPIEELGRYAALGELSLDGRINRVPNVISASLGATEMELGLICPAVQGNEALFGGNPEILAAPDLVGLVNHFRGEQILSPPVFAAGHETTRTFPDMADVKGMEVARRALEIAAAGGHSILMSGAPGSGKSMLAARLPGLLPDLTPSESLDVTRIYSAAGIVSDDGGPVRRPPFRDPHHSASQPALIGGGAKAKPGEISLAHRGVLFLDELPEFSRQALESLRQPLETGQTTIARAAAHITYPARFQLVAAMNPCKCGYLGDASRECRKAPLCGEDYLNRLSGPLLDRVDLWVSMQPLSPVDMMTAPDGENTAAVKARVAAARSFQHERGQSVRNAEANPDQFELENDARTLLTDAARKLRLSARGFTRLLRVSRTIADFDTSRLIGKHHIAEAVSFRHRSRLS, encoded by the coding sequence ATGATCAACACGCGAGTCCGTGCTTTTGCTTTTTCAGGGATAACGGCCATTCCGGTCTGGGTGGAAGTCCAGATCGCGAACGGCCTTCCCGCCTTTCTGATTGTAGGATTGCCTGACAAGGCCGTCGGCGAAGCGCGAGAACGTGTCCGCGCCGCCATGACTTCCATGGGGCTGGCTCTTCCTCCCAAACGTATCCTCGTCAATCTCGTGCCTGCCGACCTTCTCAAGGAAGGCTCGCATTTTGATCTGCCCATCGCCCTGGCGGTACTGGCGGCGATGGAAATCATCCCGATAGAGGAACTCGGGCGTTATGCGGCGCTGGGAGAACTTTCACTCGATGGCCGCATCAACCGCGTCCCGAATGTCATCTCAGCCTCGCTCGGTGCGACAGAAATGGAACTGGGCCTGATCTGTCCGGCGGTTCAGGGAAACGAAGCTCTCTTTGGGGGAAACCCCGAAATCCTCGCCGCACCCGATCTTGTCGGACTGGTCAATCATTTTCGCGGCGAGCAGATCCTGTCTCCTCCGGTCTTCGCCGCAGGGCATGAAACCACTCGCACGTTTCCCGATATGGCGGATGTAAAGGGAATGGAGGTCGCAAGACGGGCGCTGGAAATCGCGGCGGCTGGTGGACATTCAATTCTTATGTCGGGAGCACCGGGTTCCGGGAAGTCCATGCTGGCAGCCCGCCTGCCCGGCCTGCTACCGGATCTCACGCCCTCAGAGTCTCTGGACGTGACCCGTATTTACAGTGCCGCCGGTATTGTCAGCGATGATGGAGGACCGGTTCGCCGACCGCCTTTCCGTGACCCTCACCACTCCGCCAGTCAACCGGCCTTGATTGGAGGAGGCGCCAAGGCGAAACCGGGTGAAATCAGCCTTGCCCATCGCGGAGTTCTTTTTCTGGACGAGCTTCCGGAGTTTTCAAGGCAGGCTCTTGAGTCCCTGCGTCAGCCTCTTGAAACCGGCCAGACAACGATTGCCCGTGCGGCTGCCCACATCACCTATCCGGCCCGCTTCCAGCTTGTCGCCGCCATGAATCCCTGCAAGTGCGGTTATCTCGGCGATGCCAGCCGGGAATGTCGCAAAGCGCCCCTGTGCGGTGAGGACTACCTCAACCGTCTTTCCGGCCCGTTGCTCGACCGCGTGGACCTATGGGTCAGCATGCAGCCGCTTTCGCCCGTTGACATGATGACGGCGCCAGACGGTGAAAATACGGCGGCAGTAAAGGCCCGGGTAGCTGCCGCCCGAAGCTTCCAGCATGAACGGGGACAGAGCGTCCGCAATGCTGAAGCCAACCCAGATCAGTTCGAGCTTGAAAATGACGCCAGAACGCTGCTGACGGATGCGGCCAGAAAACTGCGTCTGTCAGCCCGGGGCTTTACCCGGCTTCTGCGTGTCTCGCGTACAATCGCTGATTTTGATACTTCAAGGCTCATTGGCAAGCATCATATTGCCGAAGCTGTCAGCTTCAGACACCGCAGCCGCCTTTCCTGA
- a CDS encoding Tim44/TimA family putative adaptor protein yields MDGSLGHFPVDIVIFALIAAFLALRLRSVLGKKAGFQVTQAPLPAQQPPAGPVIDGKAEPAPETRLDIPGPSTRVGALLGQVAQKEAGFVPQQFMAGVEGAFRQVVEAYAAGNRNVLKERLTPDAYVAFEAAITAREQAGETQKSEIRGIDSLAIEDVRLNDGPAGTAASIDVRVVSDQVSFAVDRDAKPVTGTDAVTEFSDLWTFEKLLGVAGSSWRLAAARSA; encoded by the coding sequence ATGGACGGCTCTCTCGGCCATTTTCCGGTCGATATTGTGATTTTCGCGCTGATTGCTGCTTTTCTTGCCCTGCGCCTGCGCAGTGTTCTCGGCAAGAAAGCCGGCTTTCAGGTCACTCAGGCGCCCCTTCCCGCCCAGCAGCCTCCCGCAGGTCCGGTGATTGACGGAAAGGCGGAGCCCGCTCCCGAAACGCGGCTTGACATTCCAGGCCCCTCCACCCGCGTCGGCGCCTTGCTTGGTCAGGTCGCCCAGAAAGAAGCAGGTTTTGTTCCCCAGCAGTTCATGGCAGGGGTCGAAGGCGCTTTTCGTCAGGTGGTCGAGGCTTACGCGGCAGGAAACCGTAATGTGCTCAAAGAGCGTCTGACGCCCGACGCCTATGTCGCCTTTGAGGCTGCCATCACCGCGCGCGAGCAGGCGGGGGAAACCCAGAAAAGTGAAATCCGTGGAATCGACAGCCTGGCGATTGAAGACGTCCGGCTGAATGATGGCCCCGCCGGAACAGCCGCATCCATAGATGTGAGAGTTGTTTCCGATCAGGTCAGCTTTGCTGTGGACCGGGATGCAAAGCCTGTGACCGGAACGGATGCCGTCACCGAATTTTCTGATCTCTGGACATTCGAAAAACTGCTCGGTGTCGCAGGATCGAGCTGGCGGCTGGCGGCGGCCCGGAGTGCGTGA
- a CDS encoding energy transducer TonB, with protein MTASPRPSATPGTKKEPLLVGTGKQRGTSTTKRPAVDDEAAATGRIGLRPAFIAKTGAYRNLKSVRTPLAPRQVFADPGLLFILVFSVLLHALLLAFAIYMSLHHSPRGNPQASETGAVDMMFVTPPAESGMKGEHSDQQAGGSSATKSSQSSDAQPEQAEAAEGTDHPTPETPAAPPIPEAPSDENYPRPTNAAAPINPASNKAGKASRQTTKQSPPRKQTARQTPTHQRAPSPFDSLTDLSLDQSSAPPRPRHHGRTGGSGGPIDLSLGPLVQNGNLNTPFATRSTVRGVSDDYSEEVDRWIRRHMYYPEEAAQNGEEGPSSVHVVLDRSGRVRFVRLTNQSGSYLLDAATTGMFRSAQLPPIPPGITGDHFDLDVTVNYILIRH; from the coding sequence ATGACGGCGTCGCCACGGCCTTCAGCTACGCCCGGAACGAAGAAAGAGCCCTTGCTCGTCGGCACCGGGAAACAGCGGGGTACATCCACTACAAAACGCCCCGCTGTTGACGATGAAGCTGCTGCGACTGGTCGCATCGGGCTGCGTCCTGCATTCATCGCAAAAACAGGAGCCTATCGTAACCTTAAATCGGTGCGGACCCCGCTGGCGCCCAGACAGGTCTTTGCTGACCCCGGCCTGCTGTTCATTCTTGTTTTTTCCGTTCTCCTGCACGCACTTCTGCTGGCTTTCGCCATCTATATGTCGCTGCACCACTCTCCGCGCGGCAATCCTCAGGCGTCTGAAACAGGCGCTGTGGACATGATGTTCGTCACGCCCCCCGCAGAAAGCGGAATGAAAGGCGAACACTCGGATCAGCAGGCTGGCGGCAGTTCCGCAACGAAATCCTCGCAAAGCAGTGATGCACAGCCAGAGCAGGCTGAAGCAGCGGAAGGCACGGATCACCCCACGCCGGAAACTCCTGCGGCTCCGCCTATTCCTGAAGCACCTTCGGATGAAAACTATCCCAGGCCGACCAATGCAGCCGCCCCGATCAATCCGGCCTCCAACAAGGCCGGAAAGGCCAGTCGCCAGACAACGAAACAGTCCCCCCCCCGCAAGCAGACCGCTCGACAGACGCCGACCCATCAGCGCGCGCCTTCACCTTTCGACTCCCTGACCGATCTGTCTCTGGACCAGTCATCAGCGCCGCCCCGCCCCCGCCATCATGGCCGGACAGGCGGATCAGGTGGCCCGATCGACCTCTCTCTCGGACCGCTTGTGCAGAACGGCAATCTGAACACGCCATTTGCCACCCGCAGCACCGTGCGCGGCGTGAGCGATGATTACAGTGAAGAAGTCGATCGCTGGATCAGGCGTCATATGTATTATCCCGAAGAAGCCGCCCAGAACGGCGAGGAAGGTCCGTCCTCCGTCCACGTTGTGCTTGACCGGTCAGGCAGAGTGCGTTTCGTGCGTCTGACGAACCAGTCTGGCTCCTATCTCCTTGATGCAGCGACAACAGGCATGTTCCGAAGCGCCCAGCTTCCACCCATACCGCCCGGCATTACAGGTGATCATTTCGATCTGGATGTAACAGTGAACTACATCCTTATCCGCCATTGA
- a CDS encoding MmgE/PrpD family protein encodes MQTYDITVHPEKDRLPREQQLAWHIAEVAADPVEIEAPVTEMIINRVIDNASVAIASVNRHSVMSARAEALAHQRPGGATVFGCGPDVRVHAEWAAWANGTAVRELDFHDTFLAAEYSHPGDNIPGILAVAQQCQRSGKDLIRGIATGYEIQIDLVRGICLHKHKIDHVAHVGPSVASGIGTLLGLPTETIYQSVQHALHVTTATRQSRKGEISSWKAYAPSHAGKMAVEAVDRAMLGETSPSPIYEGEDGVIAWMLDGKDAHYVVRLPEQGEAKRAILDSYTKEHSAEYQSQALIDLAFKLGKQVKNWDDVKDVLIETSHHTHYVIGTGSNDPQKFDPKASRETLDHSIMYIVAVALQDGSWHHVRSYAPERANRADTVRLWQKIHTIERPEWTERYHSIDPNVKAFGGRITITMNDGSVISDELAVANAHPLGATPWTRPDYIRKFRTLTDGIITSQEADRFLEVAQRLPDLSAKELYELEITLPSGEIRKNPKVGIFGFGQ; translated from the coding sequence ATGCAAACCTACGACATCACGGTTCATCCCGAGAAAGACCGCCTGCCCCGCGAGCAGCAGCTCGCCTGGCATATCGCCGAAGTGGCGGCCGACCCGGTAGAGATTGAAGCCCCTGTCACCGAGATGATCATCAACCGCGTGATTGATAACGCGTCGGTCGCCATCGCGTCGGTCAACCGTCACTCTGTCATGAGCGCACGGGCCGAGGCTCTGGCGCATCAGCGCCCGGGCGGCGCGACCGTGTTCGGCTGTGGACCAGATGTCCGGGTTCATGCGGAATGGGCGGCATGGGCCAACGGAACCGCCGTGCGCGAACTCGACTTCCACGATACATTTCTGGCCGCTGAATACTCGCATCCGGGCGACAATATCCCCGGCATCCTCGCCGTGGCGCAGCAGTGCCAGCGCTCGGGCAAAGACCTGATCCGCGGCATCGCCACGGGTTACGAGATCCAGATCGACCTCGTGCGTGGCATCTGCCTGCACAAGCACAAGATCGACCATGTGGCGCATGTCGGCCCATCAGTGGCATCCGGTATCGGCACCCTGCTCGGCCTGCCGACCGAGACGATCTATCAGTCCGTCCAGCACGCGCTGCATGTGACGACCGCCACACGCCAGAGCCGCAAGGGTGAGATTTCCTCATGGAAAGCCTATGCGCCGTCCCATGCGGGGAAAATGGCCGTTGAGGCTGTCGATCGCGCCATGCTGGGTGAGACTTCGCCAAGCCCGATCTATGAAGGTGAGGACGGCGTGATCGCCTGGATGCTGGATGGAAAAGATGCGCACTACGTCGTGCGTCTTCCGGAACAGGGTGAAGCCAAGCGGGCGATCCTCGACAGCTACACGAAAGAACATTCAGCCGAGTATCAGAGTCAGGCTCTGATCGACCTCGCTTTCAAGCTGGGCAAACAGGTGAAGAACTGGGACGATGTAAAGGATGTTCTGATCGAGACCAGTCATCACACGCATTATGTGATCGGCACGGGCTCAAACGATCCGCAGAAGTTCGATCCGAAAGCCTCGCGCGAAACACTCGATCATTCGATCATGTATATCGTCGCGGTCGCGCTTCAGGATGGTTCATGGCACCACGTCCGTTCCTACGCACCGGAACGCGCCAACCGTGCCGATACTGTGCGGTTGTGGCAGAAGATTCACACGATCGAGCGTCCGGAATGGACGGAGCGCTACCACTCCATCGATCCGAACGTAAAGGCTTTCGGTGGTCGGATCACCATCACGATGAATGATGGTTCGGTCATCTCAGATGAACTGGCGGTCGCCAACGCGCATCCGCTTGGCGCCACACCATGGACACGTCCGGACTACATCAGAAAATTCCGTACTCTGACAGACGGTATCATCACGTCACAGGAGGCAGATCGCTTCCTTGAAGTCGCCCAGCGGCTTCCTGATCTGTCGGCCAAGGAGCTTTACGAACTGGAAATTACGCTTCCTTCTGGTGAAATCAGGAAAAATCCGAAAGTCGGCATTTTCGGGTTTGGTCAGTAA
- a CDS encoding Smr/MutS family protein: MRRKRSISEEEHALWTSFVRSVQPLALNERSSGLPATSRPTAPDKALPARRNAEGPTVIDNAVPESVASPASSPFIQSHIRSAAFMTAGEIAVANHLRGKAARKKPANPPAQIGARQAGLDTGSWKRLSKGHTPVERKLDLHGMTAQAAFMRLHEFLRSAYSEGVRCVEIVTGLGSGPEGGVLRRELPFWLGRDDLGRMVLAVTHTHEANRGAVRILIKKRRSAHRTGR; this comes from the coding sequence GTGCGCCGGAAACGGAGTATAAGCGAAGAAGAGCACGCACTATGGACGTCCTTCGTCCGTAGCGTGCAGCCGCTTGCCCTCAATGAACGCTCATCCGGACTTCCCGCCACCTCTCGTCCCACCGCACCGGACAAGGCCCTCCCGGCACGCCGCAACGCAGAAGGCCCCACGGTGATTGACAACGCCGTTCCGGAATCTGTCGCATCACCTGCTTCCAGCCCCTTCATTCAGAGTCACATTCGTTCGGCCGCCTTCATGACAGCAGGAGAAATCGCTGTCGCAAACCATCTGCGCGGTAAGGCGGCCAGGAAGAAACCGGCCAATCCTCCGGCGCAGATCGGCGCCCGGCAGGCGGGGCTTGATACCGGAAGCTGGAAACGTCTCTCGAAAGGCCATACTCCGGTCGAACGAAAACTCGATCTGCATGGCATGACAGCGCAGGCTGCTTTCATGCGGCTGCACGAATTCCTGCGTTCCGCCTACAGCGAGGGCGTCAGATGCGTTGAAATCGTAACCGGACTTGGCTCCGGCCCTGAGGGAGGAGTGCTGCGACGCGAACTGCCGTTCTGGCTCGGTCGGGATGATCTTGGGCGGATGGTTCTGGCTGTCACCCATACGCACGAGGCCAATCGGGGCGCTGTGCGTATCCTGATAAAAAAGCGGCGCTCTGCCCACCGGACCGGACGCTGA